A genome region from Megalobrama amblycephala isolate DHTTF-2021 linkage group LG16, ASM1881202v1, whole genome shotgun sequence includes the following:
- the gipr gene encoding gastric inhibitory polypeptide receptor, protein MKSTSTIFLLTLSVLCRAESVSGKTVKDTVEEWNRYRNECIMKISSQPTPSGLFCKSMFDMYACWTDGVPNTTVKVPCPWYLPWYDQVRNGFVSRECGPDGQWLTVNHSRTWRDHSQCNADGSQQIAQENQMMILAYFRVMYTVGYSLSLASLSLALVILLIFRKLRCTRNYIHTNLFASFILRAVSILTRDALLMIDAPEFRDNKDVSIALSDEVMSGCRVAQVLMQYCVGANYYWLLVEGLYLHNLLVLMVFSENSYFCVYLFIGWGTPVLFVVPWIVVRYLYENTRCWEINENMAYWWIIRTPILLAILVNFFIFIRIILILISKLKAHQMRYTDYKFRLAKSTLTLIPLLGIHEVVFAVMTEEQTEGVLRNVNLFFELFFNSFQGFLVAILYCFVNKEVQSEIKKKWQRWRLGITFLDDQRNTGSNTQQGGASPLCQHEPACSPECPLDSGCQLCSDPSPTDTHLTVQQHCHPGAKNGKAYCYISARKQVINGLDVPALPRCATEGEMMFSESYC, encoded by the exons ATGAAGAGCACCTCCACCATCTTCCTCCTCACTCTATCTGTCTTGTGCAGAGCTGAG AGTGTGAGTGGGAAGACGGTGAAGGACACAGTGGAAGAATGGAACAGGTATCGGAATGAGTGCATCATGAAGATAAGCTCACAACCCACACCCTCGG GTTTGTTTTGCAAAAGCATGTTTGATATGTACGCTTGTTGGACAGATGGAGTTCCCAACACAACTGTGAAAGTGCCGTGCCCTTGGTATCTGCCTTGGTATGATCAAG TGCGTAATGGGTTTGTGTCACGGGAATGTGGTCCAGATGGCCAGTGGCTCACTGTCAACCACAGCCGCACATGGAGAGACCACTCACAATGCAATGCAGATGGCAGCCAGCAGATAGCACAG GAGAATCAGATGATGATCTTGGCCTATTTCAGGGTGATGTACACAGTTGGTTACTCTCTGTCCCTGGCCAGCCTGTCTTTAGCTCTCGTCATACTTCTCATATTCAG GAAGCTGCGTTGCACACGTAATTACATCCACACCAACCTGTTTGCCTCATTTATCCTGCGAGCTGTGTCCATTCTCACGAGAGACGCACTTCTCATGATAGATGCTCCTGAGTTCAGGGACAACAAAGATGTTTCAATCGCTCTGAGTGACGAG GTGATGTCAGGCTGCCGTGTGGCTCAGGTCCTGATGCAGTACTGTGTTGGGGCCAACTACTATTGGCTACTGGTAGAAGGTCTATATCTTCACAACCTGCTGGTGCTAATGGTCTTCTCAGAGAACAGTTACTTCTGTGTGTACCTCTTCATCGGCTGGG GTACACCTGTGCTTTTTGTGGTGCCTTGGATAGTTGTTCGTTATTTATATGAGAACACTAG GTGCTGGGAGATCAACGAAAATATGGCATATTGGTGGATCATCCGAACACCAATCCTTTTGGCAATCTTA GTGAactttttcatatttataaGGATTATTCTGATCCTCATCTCCAAATTAAAAGCACATCAGATGAGATATACAGATTATAAATTTAG GTTAGCCAAGTCCACGCTGACCCTCATTCCCCTGTTAGGGATTCACGAGGTGGTGTTTGCTGTGATGACAGAGGAACAGACTGAGGGCGTACTTCGCAATGTCAACCTGTTCTTTGAACTCTTCTTCAATTCCTTTCAG GGTTTTCTGGTGGCCATACTATACTGCTTTGTTAATAAAGAG GTACAGTCAGAAATCAAAAAGAAATGGCAGCGATGGAGATTGGGAATAACCTTTTTGGATGACCAGCGTAATACAGGTAGCAACACACAGCAGGGAGGTGCCAGTCCTCTGTGCCAACATGAGCCGGCCTGCTCTCCCGAGTGCCCTCTGGACAGTGGCTGCCAACTGTGCTCAGACCCATCACCCACAGACACCCACCTGACCGTTCAACAACACTGCCATCCTGGAGCAAAGAACGGCAAGGCATACTGCTATATCTCTGCCCGAAAACAGGTTATTAACGGATTGGATGTGCCTGCTTTACCCCGATGTGCCACAGAGGGCGAAATGATGTTTTCTGAGAGCTACTGCTGA